The Oleiphilus messinensis DNA segment TAAATGTAGCGGAAAGAGATGATGTGGATGATCATTGGTATAAGTTTAATATTGAAAAATTTAGCCAGTGGCGAAAGCTGAGATTACCTGAAAGTTCATTGGAACTGAATAGGGTTATATCCAAATATAAATTAGCAAACTATTGGGATGCTTGGGCGCTCGGTAGAAGAAAAACTGCCATAGCAAATGTTTTCTTGAAAAAATTTGAGTCAGGAAAAATAGAGGTGAATCATACGAAATTTGAACAGTACTTTAAGTGGGAGACATATCGTTTGAAGGCGACTCAACCCCTTGCCCAACTTGGATTGGAGAATAACTTTTTAATTAAAATTAATGTGAAAGGAGGAGGGCTTTCTGGCCAAGCTGATGCGATAAGACTAGCTCTTGCGAATGCTTTGTCGTTGTTTGATTATAAGTCTAGGAATGAATTGAGAAAAGTTGGTTTGGTTACAAGAGATTCTAGAATAAAAGAGAGAAAAAAAGTTGGGTTTAAGAAAGCGAGAAAAAGAAAGCAGTATTCAAAGAGGTAAATTCATTCTATTTATGCATCTGAAGCCCAACTCAAACCGCACCCCAGGCTCCTCATTCACAACTTCGACTTTTCCTCCCATTGCTTCAGTCAACTGTTTTACCAGTGCCAGGCCGATGCCGGTGCCTACGGTTTCGCGGGTGAGTTCGTTGCCTTGGCGGTAGAATAACTGGAATATTTTTTTGAGCTGTGATTTTACGATGCCGGGGCCGTAGTCCCTAACGCTGAATACAACCTGCCGGTTTTGCTCGCATTTGATTTGGATGTCGATTTTTTTGATGTCCGCGTTGCGTGAAAATTTGATGGCGTTGTCGATCAGGTTGATCAGAATTTGGGTGAAGGCGTCGCTATCGATGTGGATCTGGAGGTCTTCACAGTTTGCATCGAGCGTCTGTTCAAAACTGAATCCGGCGCGTTCGATGTGGCTCGAGACCTTGGAGCGGATGATGTCGGCCAGGGTGGTTACAGCAAGCGTTTTGCAGTCCAGTTTAATGTCATTGCGTTCCATACGGGCCAGTTGCAGGACGTTGGCAATCAGGCGGGACAAGCGTTCGCTTTCATCATGGATGAAGTCATAGTATTCGCGTTTTTTTGCATCACTGACCCAGCCTTCCCGGAGCATTTCGCCGTACATGCGAATGGAGGTAAGCGGGGTTTTCAGTTCGTGACTGACGGCGGAGACGAAGTCTTGCTGTTGCCGCGCCAATCGAATTTGTCTGAGCCCCAGCGCATAGAGTGCGATGAAGCCGCTAATCAGTACCAGGAACAGAATCAGGCTAGTCCACAGGATAATGCTGGCACCCGGGCCGGCAGGCAGTTGATTGATACTCCAGAGCAGCTGAAAGCGTTGCAATGGCGCGGAAAGTCTGACTTGATGCAGGAGTGTGCCTTCCAGTTCATTGGCCCGGCCCAGATAGCCGCGGTCTGTGCTGCCGGGAATGACCTTGAGTATGTTGCCCTGATAAGCCACAATCAGGTCGCTCATGCGGGCCAGACTGGTGTCTTTGAAGGTCTGGCTGAAAATACCTTGCAGGAATTGTTGCGGGTCGATCAGTGCACCTTGAATGGTGCGTTGGCCATCTCGCCATACCTTGCGAAACAGAACAAAGTGGCCACTGTCCAGCTGCGCGATTTCAAATGGGTCAATCTCACTTTCAAATATTTTAATCGCCTGTGTCTGAGGCGTCTCTTCGACCAAGGCCGTCTGCTCCCGACGGGTGGAACGTGCTGGCGCAAGCTGTTGGCGGGTAAAGCCTGATACGCTTTCATCCATAAGTTTAGCTTCGGTTCGCCGGTCGTTTTGCGCCAGTTCCAGATCCAGTGGAGCGGTTGGCTTTTCAATTTCCGGTGCCAGGGCTCGACTTTTTTCGGCGTAACTGTTGCCAAGCGTAGCGTACTCTTTATTGCTTTCCAGCTTTTTGAGTTTGAGGTCTTTGAGATTCCCGAGATTTTGGCCGCGATTTTGTGCCTCTTCCGGCAACGCCTTGCTGAGTTTATCAAAAGCTGCTTGAACTGGTTTGCTTGATTCTGCCTCAATCTTCAGTGTGTCCGTAACCTTTGGTATGTCGGTTTTTTCCTGCCGTGAAATGCCTGGGGCGGGGGCAGACGGCTGGCGGCCCGCTCCGGCGATCACAGAGCCCTGAACTGTGTCCTGTTCAGCCTCTGCGAGGACTTCGTCGAGGGCGCTCTCGTTGCCTGCCACGGAGGATTCTGCCACGCTCGAGATCGTATCATCCATCGATTCCTCTCGGGTTTCGGAAGCGGAAAGCCGATACTCCAGGCCGGGTCGTGCACGGGGTGGCAGGGTCACTCGAACGGGAACTGCCTGCCGGGGTGGGCTCACCAACTCATTCTGACTAAGTACATCCAGAATGGACTTCTGGAGGAATTGTCGTTGAGCCAGCTCATTCGCGGAAACGCCGATGTCCGGACTCGGTGCCGGTGGTAAGACCGGAGAGCTGAAGCGACCTTGTGCATTCACTTGAAAGTAGCCAATCAACCCCGGAATTTCGGAATCAACGGGGAAGCTGGCCAAAGGGGAGCGCTGGATATAGTTGGAGGTGCCGGGGTCACCGCTGACAACAAAAAACTGGTAGTCGGCGTAGGTGCGTTTCTCTTCATTGAGTACCGCTTCCTGTAGGGTGCGGTCTATGCGTTGTGCCAGTTCATCGGCTTGCTCCCGATACTGGTGAAATGCTTCCCACTTCAGTTTTTCCCGGGTTTGCCAGGTTAACAGGCTTGATGGGACCAACAACGCCAGAAACAGCAGCCCCAGAAACAGTCGCAGACGCCTGGGGGTCAAACCGCGATGCAAATTGGCCATCAAGCACTCCCGGATAGCAGTTTATAGCCACCACCCCGCACCGTGACCAGATAAACGGGATTTTTCGGGTCCGGTTCCAGTTTGCGACGTAATTTGGCAATGTGAATATCAACAGTTCGGGTTTCAATATCCATGTCCTTGGCATAACCCCATACTTTGTTGAGCAGTTCTTCCCTTGGCACCGGGCGGTCATTGTGTTCGTGGAGGTACTGTATGATATCCATTTCCCGTCGGGTGAAATGGACGGCTTGCCCGGCGCAGTTTCCCGTCAGGTGTGGTGTATCAATTTCGCATGTGTCACTTAACCGGATCCGGGTGTCCTGTTCCTGATCCAGTTTCGAGCGTCGCAGCACAGCCTGCACTCTCAGCACTAACTGTGCCACGGAAAAAGGCTTGGCGACATAATCATCCGCCCCCAGTGACAAGCCTTGAATAATGTCTTCGTCGGTTGATTTTGCGGTGAGCATAATAATGGGCTGATCGCGATCCTGCTGGCGAATCGCTTCACACACCTCGAATCCGTTTTTTCCGGGCATCATCACGTCCAGCAGAATCAGATCAAACTGACCCGTGAGTCCTTTTTGCAGTCCGTCGTTGCCATTGTCGGCAAAATCCACGTCATACCCATGAAACACAAACACATCCACCAGCCCGGTGCGAATGGCAATTTCATCTTCAACAATGAGGATTCGGGCTTTTCTCGGCATGGTCAGTTATCCAGTGGTTATGAGGCAGATGTAGTCAGTCTAACAGGCTAGCGACAAAGCGCATGTAAATTCTATGTAAACAGCAACGCAAAGAGTTTACATCCCTGTGCCTGTGGTCAGTTCCTGAGGCTTCGTACACTGGAACCATCTTGAACGTCCGAAGAGGAGGACAACCTATGACACTGATGATTCGATTAAGCCGTCTGTTTAAAGCCGACATGCATGCGGTACTGGATCAACTTGAAGAACCTGATGTGGTGCTGCAACAGGCCATCCGGGAAATGGATGAAGCGATTGGGCAAGTAGAGCGACAGGTAAAAGCCCGCGAACTGGAAGAAAGCCAGATCCGGACGCGAACCCGGGAATTGCAGCAGCAAATTAGCCAGACGGATGCAGAGCTGGATCTGTGTTTCGCGGCGGAAAATGAACAACTTGCGCGCACGTTATTACGCCGGAAGTTGGAGGCTGAGCGTTTGCTCCGGCAATTGAGTTTGAAACAGGAAACGCTACTGCTGCAGATCGCTGAGGACCATCAGCAATTGGAATCGCAGCGTCAGCGCCTCTCCCGGCTGAAACAAAAGGCAGATGTGTTTATGACCTTGCAGGAGCCGGTAGACAAGTTTGTAAGCACCTCCAGCCTGGAGCAGCCCGTTACCGAGGCGGATATTGATATCGCTCTGCTCAAAGCGAAGGATGCTCGCAAAACCAAACTATAACACGGCACGCATTTGAGAGGAGTAGAAAAATGATGACACAACGATTTTGGCCAGCGGTTGGATTGGCCTTTGTATTTAGCGTATTGGGGGCCGTGTTCTATCACGGTGTAACGCCTCTCCTGGGTTATGGCTTCACTCAGAAGGTTCTGGTTTTGATTTTTGGGGCGATTTATCTGGGATTGGTGCTGCGAAACCGTAAGGCACGAATTGGCCGGTTGGTCGTGCTCTCTGTCTGGGGGTTGATGTTGACGGGATTAGTGGTGCTGAACGCAAGCGTACTTACCTGGCTTTTGAGCCATCTGGCCTTGCTCTGGTTGGTGCGGGTCTTGTATTGCTACCCGCATTTTTGGCAGGCCCTTGCGGATGCGGCTTTAACAGGTTTCTCGTGTATTGCCGCCTTGGCCGCCTTGTGGCACAGCCATAGTGTGTTTCTGAGTCTCTGGAGCTTTTTCCTGATACAGGCCTTTGTGGTGTTGCTTGATTCATCACAACCAAGAGAATCAAAGGACGTAGCCGGTAATGCGTGTTTTGACCGGGCTGCGAATGCGGCGGAGTCAGCGCTGAAACGTTTGTCTGTCAGACCGCAGAAATCATCTGTT contains these protein-coding regions:
- a CDS encoding PspA/IM30 family protein gives rise to the protein MTLMIRLSRLFKADMHAVLDQLEEPDVVLQQAIREMDEAIGQVERQVKARELEESQIRTRTRELQQQISQTDAELDLCFAAENEQLARTLLRRKLEAERLLRQLSLKQETLLLQIAEDHQQLESQRQRLSRLKQKADVFMTLQEPVDKFVSTSSLEQPVTEADIDIALLKAKDARKTKL
- the rpsI gene encoding 30S ribosomal protein S9, coding for MSKYKLANYWDAWALGRRKTAIANVFLKKFESGKIEVNHTKFEQYFKWETYRLKATQPLAQLGLENNFLIKINVKGGGLSGQADAIRLALANALSLFDYKSRNELRKVGLVTRDSRIKERKKVGFKKARKRKQYSKR
- a CDS encoding sensor histidine kinase, with product MANLHRGLTPRRLRLFLGLLFLALLVPSSLLTWQTREKLKWEAFHQYREQADELAQRIDRTLQEAVLNEEKRTYADYQFFVVSGDPGTSNYIQRSPLASFPVDSEIPGLIGYFQVNAQGRFSSPVLPPAPSPDIGVSANELAQRQFLQKSILDVLSQNELVSPPRQAVPVRVTLPPRARPGLEYRLSASETREESMDDTISSVAESSVAGNESALDEVLAEAEQDTVQGSVIAGAGRQPSAPAPGISRQEKTDIPKVTDTLKIEAESSKPVQAAFDKLSKALPEEAQNRGQNLGNLKDLKLKKLESNKEYATLGNSYAEKSRALAPEIEKPTAPLDLELAQNDRRTEAKLMDESVSGFTRQQLAPARSTRREQTALVEETPQTQAIKIFESEIDPFEIAQLDSGHFVLFRKVWRDGQRTIQGALIDPQQFLQGIFSQTFKDTSLARMSDLIVAYQGNILKVIPGSTDRGYLGRANELEGTLLHQVRLSAPLQRFQLLWSINQLPAGPGASIILWTSLILFLVLISGFIALYALGLRQIRLARQQQDFVSAVSHELKTPLTSIRMYGEMLREGWVSDAKKREYYDFIHDESERLSRLIANVLQLARMERNDIKLDCKTLAVTTLADIIRSKVSSHIERAGFSFEQTLDANCEDLQIHIDSDAFTQILINLIDNAIKFSRNADIKKIDIQIKCEQNRQVVFSVRDYGPGIVKSQLKKIFQLFYRQGNELTRETVGTGIGLALVKQLTEAMGGKVEVVNEEPGVRFELGFRCINRMNLPL
- a CDS encoding response regulator transcription factor, which gives rise to MPRKARILIVEDEIAIRTGLVDVFVFHGYDVDFADNGNDGLQKGLTGQFDLILLDVMMPGKNGFEVCEAIRQQDRDQPIIMLTAKSTDEDIIQGLSLGADDYVAKPFSVAQLVLRVQAVLRRSKLDQEQDTRIRLSDTCEIDTPHLTGNCAGQAVHFTRREMDIIQYLHEHNDRPVPREELLNKVWGYAKDMDIETRTVDIHIAKLRRKLEPDPKNPVYLVTVRGGGYKLLSGSA